The Paraconexibacter algicola genome includes the window CGCTGCCCGCGGAGGACGTCGCGTACCTCTTCTCCAACGCCGGCAACAACGTCGTCGTCTTCCAGGAGGCGTTCGCGGGGGTCGTCCGCGAGGCCGCCGCGAAGAACGGCGTCGAGCACCTCGTCTGCATCGACGCGGAGCTCGAGGGCACGATCAGCCTCGCCGACCTCGAGGCCGCCCCGGCCGACGGCTTCGACTTCGAGGCCGCGTGGCGCGCCGTCGAGCCCGACGACGTGCTCACGCTCATCTACACGTCCGGCACGACCGGCCCCTCGAAGGGCGTCGAGCTGACCCACAAGAGCATGATGGCCGAGCTGCGCGGCATGGCCGAGGTGCTGCCGCTGCAGCCGAAGGACCGCACGATCTCCTTCCTGCCGCACGCGCACATCGCCGACCGCTGGGCGACCTACTACTCGCACATGGTCCACGGCGGCTCGGTCACGAGCATCAGCGACCCGACGCAGCTGCTGCCCGCGCTGCACGAGGTCCGCCCGACGATCTGGGGTGCGGTCCCGCGCATCTGGGAGAAGTTCAAGGCGGCGCTCGACGCGGGCATCGCCGCCGAGGAGGACCCGCAGAAGAAGGCGGGCATCGAGAAGGCGCTGGAGGTCGGGCACCAGTACCAGGCGCTCAAGCGCGCCGGTCAGCCGGTCCCGGAGGAGCTCGAGGCCGCGCACGCCAAGCTCGACGAGCTCGTCCTGTCGCAGCTGCGCGCGAAGCTCGGCCTCGACCAGGTCCGCTGGATCGTCGTCGGCGCCGCCCCGTCCCCGGCTGCGCTGCTCGAGTTCTTCGGGGCGATCGGCCTGCCGCTGCTCGAGCTCTGGGGCATGTCGGAGATCTCCTGCTGCGCGATCGTCAACCCGCCCGAGGGCAACCGCATCGGGACCGTCGGCAAGCCGATCCCGGGCGTCGAGGTCCGCGCCGGCGAGGACGGGGAGCTGCAGGTCCGCGGCGACATCCTCATGAAGGGCTACCGCAACCAGCCCGAGAAGACCGCCGAGACGATCACCGAGGACGGCTGGCTGCTCACCGGTGACATCGTCGAGATCAGCGACGACGGCTACGTGAAGATCGTCGACCGCAAGAAGGAGCTGATCATCAACGCGGCCGGCAAGAACATGTCGCCGTCGAACATCGAGGCCCAGCTCAAGAGCGCGCACGCGCTCATCGGTCAGGCGATCGCCATCGGCGACGGCCGCCCGTACAACGTCGCGCTGCTCGTGCTCGACCCGGACGCCGTCGCGGTGTTCGCGCAGAAGCTCGGCCTCAGCGGGGACGACGCGACGCCCGCCGCGGTCGCCCAGCGCGACGACGTCAAGGCGGCCATCGCCGCCGCGGTCGAGTCGGCCAACGAGCACCTCGCGCGCGTCGAGCAGATCAAGCGCTACGCGATCCTCGGGGACGAGTGGCAGCCGGGTGGCGTCGAGCTGACCCCGACGATGAAGCTCAAGCGCAAGCCGATCAACGAGAAGTACGCCGCGGAGATCGAGGCGCTCTACGCCTGACCTGACGGCCGGCGGGGTCGCGATCACGTCATCGCGACCCCGCCGCGCTCAGCGGACCGAGACCAGCGAGACCTGCGTCTGGGTGGACACGCGGCCGGCGTCGTCGGTCGTGCGGGCGATCACGTCGAGGTACACCGGGTCGCCCCCGCGGAGCCTCGCGAGGCGGCGGCGCTCCGTCGCCGACAGGCGGAACACGCGCGTCGTGCGCTGCTGGCGCTGCAGCGAGAACGACTGGCGGGCCAGGCGGCGCCGCGTGTTCTTCGGCGAGCCGGGGAGGACCAGGTCGACCGTTCCGCGGCAGCCCGTGGCGGTGCCCATGGTGCAGCTCAGCGGCACCCGCACCTGTCCGCGGCGCGTCGCGGGCCGACTCCCGACCGCGACGAACGTCTGCGGGCACGTGCCCTTCGGGGCGTGCGTGGCGGTGGTGCTCCAGGGGAACGAGGCGGCGTAGACGCACGTGGGCGTGCTGACCGCCAGGACGTCGCCGTCGAGATCGGCCAGCACCGGCGGGGCGAGCGGGAACGACACCGTCGAGGTGCTGCCCGCGAGGCCGGTGACCGCGAGGACCACCGCGCCCGCCGCGGCGACGCGCGCGCTCGGCCGGGCCAGGTGCAGGACCCGCCCGGACGAGATCGCGACGACCGCGCCGGTCACGTCCTGGCGCAGCACCCGGGGTGCCGTCGCCTGCGGGGAGGCGACGAGCAGGTCGAGCCGCTCGGTCGCGGACGTCGAGGAGGACGAGCGGCCGATCGCGACGATCGTGCCGTCGGCGTCGACGTCGAACGGGACCGTGGCGGCGCCGCCGCCGTCGGGGGCGACGCTCCGCGGGACGGCGACGGCGTAGCGCTGCTCGCCGGAGGCGAGGTCGTAGACGGTGATCGTGGTGGCCGGGGCCGACGGCGACGTCTCGGTGGCGATCGCGACGTTCGTGCCGGCGACGCGCGCCTCGATCACGGCGTCGGGGCCGATCTGCCGGCCGGCGGTCCCGGCGGCAGGGTCGCGGGCGACGATCCGCCCGGCCCCGAACTCGCGCTCGGCCTCGAAGGTCACGAGGGTCTCGCCGCCGTAGCCGACGACGGTCGAGAACGGCCGCGCGAGCCCCGGTCCGCCCGCGGTCACGGCGAACGGCCCGCCGAGCGGTCCGCGGAACGTCTCGCCGGCCAGCGCGGTCGGCTCCTCGTCGTCGAGCGCGGTGCGCAGCCGCGTGACGCCGAAGGCCAGGCGGGTGGAGGAGCGCGCGACACCGGCGGCGAGGCCGTACTCGCGGCGGCCGGCGGGACGGGAGGTCGAGACCGTGCGGGTCGGGCCGCCCGGGCTGCCGACGCGCGTGCGCACGCGGTTGGACGGGAGGTCGCGGACGGTGAAGGCGAACCCGCCGCCGCCGGCGGCGAGGGCGTCGGCGGCGCCGGCGGCGGCGGGCGCCAGGTCGGCGGCGAGGGCCGGCGACGGGAGGGCCAGGAGGGCGAGGGCGGGGAGCAGGGGACGGAGGCGCATGCGCGTGGCTTTCTGGACC containing:
- a CDS encoding AMP-binding protein, with the protein product MSLSEAPGAASIDDVLANANTLCELFQGTAARAGDDVALRTVGGTTELTWRQYAERVEAIAAGLAKLGVGRGDTVAIMMTNRPEFSLVDCAAMHLGATPFSVYNTLPAEDVAYLFSNAGNNVVVFQEAFAGVVREAAAKNGVEHLVCIDAELEGTISLADLEAAPADGFDFEAAWRAVEPDDVLTLIYTSGTTGPSKGVELTHKSMMAELRGMAEVLPLQPKDRTISFLPHAHIADRWATYYSHMVHGGSVTSISDPTQLLPALHEVRPTIWGAVPRIWEKFKAALDAGIAAEEDPQKKAGIEKALEVGHQYQALKRAGQPVPEELEAAHAKLDELVLSQLRAKLGLDQVRWIVVGAAPSPAALLEFFGAIGLPLLELWGMSEISCCAIVNPPEGNRIGTVGKPIPGVEVRAGEDGELQVRGDILMKGYRNQPEKTAETITEDGWLLTGDIVEISDDGYVKIVDRKKELIINAAGKNMSPSNIEAQLKSAHALIGQAIAIGDGRPYNVALLVLDPDAVAVFAQKLGLSGDDATPAAVAQRDDVKAAIAAAVESANEHLARVEQIKRYAILGDEWQPGGVELTPTMKLKRKPINEKYAAEIEALYA